The Streptomyces sp. NBC_01275 genome has a segment encoding these proteins:
- a CDS encoding L,D-transpeptidase family protein — MITHRPRAAVLLAASLLLTGCGGGATAASGPATAAAAPEASAASATPGAPAPSLSLEVATRQIPGLGPRTLAAVPSGARQAVVVTGQGKNSPRSTVVLYRRTEAGWQAGESWPAHNALRGWSDHHMAGDLHSPIGVYGLSDAGGLLRDPGTKLPYDHGVGFTAPGTGFEGESLAGSFDYVIAIDYNREPGTSPLDWTRPLGAGRGGGIWLHVDHGGPTHGCVSVAEEHMKELLLALDPALRPVVVMGDHASLAR, encoded by the coding sequence ATGATCACGCACCGACCCCGGGCCGCCGTGCTGCTCGCCGCGTCCCTTCTGCTCACGGGATGCGGCGGCGGCGCCACGGCCGCCTCCGGACCGGCGACCGCCGCCGCTGCCCCCGAGGCCTCCGCTGCCTCCGCGACGCCGGGCGCGCCCGCGCCCTCCCTCTCCCTCGAGGTCGCGACCCGACAGATACCGGGCCTGGGGCCCAGGACGCTGGCCGCGGTGCCGTCCGGGGCGCGGCAGGCGGTCGTGGTGACCGGGCAGGGCAAGAACTCGCCGCGCTCCACCGTCGTCCTGTACCGGCGCACCGAGGCCGGCTGGCAGGCCGGGGAGAGCTGGCCCGCGCACAACGCGCTGCGCGGCTGGAGCGACCACCACATGGCCGGCGACCTGCACTCGCCCATCGGCGTCTACGGCCTCAGCGACGCCGGCGGGCTCCTGCGCGACCCCGGCACGAAGCTGCCGTACGACCACGGCGTCGGCTTCACGGCGCCCGGCACCGGGTTCGAGGGCGAGTCGCTGGCCGGTTCCTTCGACTATGTGATCGCGATCGACTACAACCGCGAGCCGGGCACCTCGCCCCTCGACTGGACCCGCCCCCTCGGCGCGGGGCGCGGCGGCGGGATCTGGCTGCACGTCGACCACGGCGGCCCCACCCACGGGTGCGTGAGCGTCGCCGAGGAGCACATGAAGGAACTGCTCCTCGCCCTCGACCCCGCCCTCCGCCCGGTGGTCGTCATGGGCGACCATGCCTCTCTGGCCCGCTGA
- a CDS encoding DUF488 domain-containing protein, with product MSVRVRRVYEPPEPEDGVRVLVDRLWPRGLAKDAARIDEWPKAMTPSTGLRRWYHAGEGSYEEFARRYEAELAAPEAAELLDRVRALTREGPVTLLTAAKTPGESHAAVLLGLLD from the coding sequence ATGAGCGTCCGCGTGCGCCGCGTCTACGAGCCGCCCGAGCCCGAGGACGGGGTACGCGTCCTGGTCGACCGGCTGTGGCCGCGCGGCCTCGCCAAGGACGCGGCCCGGATCGACGAGTGGCCCAAGGCGATGACCCCCTCGACCGGGCTGCGCCGCTGGTACCACGCGGGCGAGGGGTCGTACGAGGAGTTCGCGCGGCGCTACGAGGCGGAGCTGGCCGCTCCGGAAGCGGCCGAACTCCTCGACCGCGTCCGGGCGTTGACCCGCGAGGGGCCGGTGACCCTGCTGACGGCCGCGAAGACTCCCGGGGAGAGCCACGCGGCCGTGCTGCTCGGCCTGCTCGACTAG
- a CDS encoding TetR/AcrR family transcriptional regulator, whose protein sequence is MVAEAVTKRVTRRRVRTRANLLDAAFAVFAAKGFGRVSIEEVCEAAGYSRGAFYSNFGSLDELFFALYRERADLIAEQVAGALALDGPDLDVPAAVDRVTEVLLLDLDWLLVKTDFLVHAARDAAVAQTLLAHRARLRQAIADRLARARGLAELPAALGDIDGAAYAVVAAYDGVTTQLLLDKDVERARVWLKHLLTALLTDGSGTTE, encoded by the coding sequence ATGGTGGCGGAGGCGGTGACCAAGCGCGTGACCAGGCGTCGTGTCCGCACGCGGGCCAATCTGCTGGACGCGGCGTTCGCCGTGTTCGCGGCCAAGGGATTCGGCCGGGTCTCCATCGAGGAGGTCTGCGAGGCCGCCGGCTACAGCAGGGGCGCCTTCTATTCGAACTTCGGCAGCCTGGACGAGCTGTTCTTCGCGCTCTACCGGGAGCGGGCCGACCTCATCGCCGAGCAGGTGGCCGGCGCACTCGCCCTCGACGGGCCGGACCTCGACGTCCCCGCTGCCGTGGACCGGGTCACCGAAGTGCTGCTCCTCGACCTGGACTGGCTCCTGGTGAAGACCGACTTCCTGGTGCACGCGGCCCGGGACGCCGCCGTCGCGCAGACCCTGTTGGCCCACCGGGCGCGGCTGCGGCAGGCGATCGCGGACCGGCTCGCCCGGGCGCGGGGCCTCGCCGAGCTGCCCGCAGCGCTGGGCGACATCGACGGCGCGGCGTACGCCGTGGTCGCCGCGTACGACGGAGTCACCACCCAACTGCTGCTGGACAAGGACGTCGAGCGCGCCCGTGTCTGGCTGAAGCACCTACTCACCGCCCTGCTGACCGACGGCAGCGGCACCACCGAATGA
- a CDS encoding FAD-binding dehydrogenase: protein MDADVIVVGAGLAGLVAAHELTSRGRRVALVDQENAANLGGQAFWSFGGLFLVDSPEQRRLGIKDSFDLAWNDWQGSAQFDRTDDEDSWAVRWARAYVEWAAGEKRTWLAGHGISFVPTVGWAERGDLRADGHGNSVPRFHVAWGTGTGVVEPFVRYAKQAAKDGLLTFYHRHRVDALVVEDGAARGVRGTVLAADDSARGVASNRDPIGDFALTAQAVVVTSGGIGADHDIVRRYWPERLGTPPAEMVTGVPAYVDGRMLDISAEAGVRLVNRDRMWHYTEGIQNWDPIWPGHGIRILPGPSSLWFDALGRRLPDPCLPGYDTLNTLKHLRTTQDIAEYDHSWFILTRKIVEKEFALSGSEQNPDITAKDRKAVLRDRLLGKGAPAPVQAFLDHGKDFVIADTLDKLVEKMNTLTEKALLDVDELRRQIQARDLQIANPYSKDSQVQGIRNARRYIGDRLGRVATPHRILDPEAGPLVAVKLHVLTRKTLGGIQTDLDSRALGADGQPVEGLYAAGEVAGFGGGGVHGYNALEGTFLGGCLFSGRAAGRAAAKQTG from the coding sequence ATGGACGCGGACGTCATCGTCGTCGGAGCGGGCCTCGCGGGCCTGGTCGCGGCGCACGAACTCACCAGCAGGGGCCGGCGGGTCGCCCTGGTCGACCAGGAGAACGCCGCCAACCTCGGCGGCCAGGCGTTCTGGTCCTTCGGCGGGCTCTTCCTCGTCGACTCCCCGGAGCAGCGCCGCCTCGGCATCAAGGACTCCTTCGACCTCGCCTGGAACGACTGGCAGGGCAGCGCACAGTTCGACCGCACCGACGACGAGGACTCCTGGGCGGTGCGCTGGGCGCGCGCCTACGTCGAGTGGGCGGCGGGGGAGAAGCGGACCTGGCTCGCCGGGCACGGGATCTCCTTCGTGCCCACCGTCGGCTGGGCCGAGCGCGGCGACCTGCGCGCCGACGGGCACGGCAACTCCGTGCCCCGCTTCCACGTCGCCTGGGGGACGGGTACGGGCGTCGTCGAGCCGTTCGTCCGGTACGCCAAGCAGGCCGCCAAGGACGGACTGCTGACCTTCTACCACCGCCACCGGGTCGACGCCCTCGTCGTCGAGGACGGCGCCGCCCGCGGCGTGCGCGGCACCGTCCTCGCCGCCGACGACTCCGCGCGCGGCGTCGCCTCCAACCGCGACCCGATCGGCGACTTCGCACTGACCGCCCAGGCCGTGGTCGTCACCAGCGGCGGCATCGGCGCCGACCACGACATCGTGCGGCGCTACTGGCCCGAGCGGCTCGGCACGCCCCCGGCCGAGATGGTCACCGGCGTCCCCGCCTACGTCGACGGCCGGATGCTCGACATCAGCGCCGAGGCCGGCGTCCGGCTGGTCAACCGCGACCGCATGTGGCACTACACCGAGGGCATCCAGAACTGGGACCCCATCTGGCCCGGCCACGGCATCCGCATCCTGCCCGGCCCGTCCTCCCTGTGGTTCGACGCCCTCGGCCGCCGGCTGCCCGACCCTTGCCTGCCGGGCTACGACACCCTCAACACGCTCAAGCACCTGCGCACGACGCAGGACATCGCCGAGTACGACCACTCCTGGTTCATCCTCACCCGGAAGATCGTCGAGAAGGAGTTCGCGCTCTCGGGCTCCGAGCAGAACCCTGACATCACCGCCAAGGACCGCAAGGCCGTGCTGCGCGACCGGCTCCTCGGCAAGGGGGCGCCGGCGCCGGTGCAGGCCTTCCTCGACCACGGGAAGGACTTCGTCATCGCGGACACCCTCGACAAGCTCGTCGAGAAGATGAACACGCTGACCGAGAAGGCGCTGCTCGACGTGGACGAGCTGCGCCGCCAGATCCAGGCCCGCGACCTGCAGATCGCCAACCCCTACTCCAAGGACTCCCAGGTCCAGGGCATCCGCAACGCCCGCCGCTACATCGGCGACCGGCTCGGCCGCGTCGCGACCCCGCACCGGATCCTCGACCCCGAGGCCGGCCCGCTCGTCGCGGTCAAGCTGCACGTCCTCACCCGCAAGACCCTCGGCGGCATCCAGACCGACCTCGACTCGCGCGCCCTCGGCGCCGACGGGCAGCCGGTCGAGGGGCTGTACGCGGCGGGCGAGGTCGCCGGTTTCGGCGGCGGCGGAGTCCACGGCTACAACGCCCTCGAAGGCACCTTCCTCGGCGGCTGCCTCTTCTCCGGGCGCGCGGCGGGACGGGCGGCGGCCAAGCAGACGGGCTGA
- a CDS encoding cell wall metabolism sensor histidine kinase WalK: protein MKRARGRTRTGAVRIPLHKRLLVRLLFTSVLIAVCSVAATAWLAVATTTRALKEEQGQALADDMDILARLSGYAATHPDWSGVQATVHALSAKTGRRIALTTADRTRVADSASHATALPPHAAATVDPLRTDTYTERGAQLGGIDPRVVGPYLLSAGERAEIGALARARQRCLARYGIDATVHDTPSGRPVVIGTDGAFNSPFAADDCEDGRLDAPTPTEDKALTGLQTRARSCLTRAGVPTDQPVLARISGTDRGVVTPDFVIEYARAGDAKTQRAVQTCVDDARRAQLDPYVAPVVELYLGIGDDGGAPRWNMSPANKAKVFGTAGLVLALTVAVSAVVATRLVRPLRALTVAAQQPPDQHARVPVTTRDETGILAEAFNDLAERRERLEAQRKALVSDVAHELRSPLTNIRGWLEVTRDGLVEPDAELLGALHEEALVLQRVIDDLRDLAAADAGTLRLHREPVPADELLAQVAAAHRVAADTARVALRTETEGTPWLDADPVRLRQALGNLVTNAVRHTPPEGTVTLTARRDGEADVVVLEAADTGTGIAAEDLPHVFDRFWRAEKSRSRRTGGSGLGLPIVRHLVAAHGGTVEAASTPGAGSVFTLRLPAAAPPKDG from the coding sequence GTGAAGCGTGCCCGCGGCCGTACCCGCACCGGCGCCGTCCGGATACCGCTGCACAAACGCCTGCTGGTCCGGCTGCTGTTCACGTCCGTCCTGATCGCCGTGTGCTCGGTTGCCGCGACGGCCTGGCTGGCGGTGGCCACCACCACCCGCGCCCTGAAGGAGGAACAGGGCCAGGCCCTCGCCGACGACATGGACATCCTCGCCCGGCTCAGCGGGTACGCGGCCACGCACCCCGACTGGAGCGGCGTCCAGGCCACCGTCCACGCCCTGTCGGCGAAGACCGGCCGGCGCATCGCCCTGACCACCGCCGACCGCACCCGCGTCGCCGACTCCGCCTCGCACGCCACCGCGCTGCCCCCGCACGCCGCCGCGACCGTCGACCCCCTGCGCACCGACACCTACACCGAGCGCGGCGCGCAGCTCGGCGGGATCGATCCGCGCGTGGTGGGCCCCTATCTGCTGTCGGCCGGGGAGCGCGCCGAGATCGGCGCACTGGCCCGGGCACGGCAACGCTGCCTCGCCCGCTACGGCATCGACGCGACCGTCCACGACACACCGAGCGGTCGGCCGGTCGTCATCGGCACGGACGGCGCCTTCAACTCCCCCTTCGCGGCAGACGACTGCGAGGACGGCAGGCTCGACGCGCCGACCCCCACGGAGGACAAGGCGCTGACCGGGCTCCAGACCCGCGCCCGCAGCTGTCTCACCCGGGCGGGCGTGCCGACCGACCAACCGGTGTTGGCCAGGATCAGCGGCACCGACCGCGGCGTCGTGACCCCCGACTTCGTGATCGAGTACGCCAGGGCGGGCGACGCCAAGACCCAGCGGGCCGTCCAGACCTGCGTCGACGACGCCCGGCGCGCCCAGCTCGACCCGTACGTCGCCCCCGTCGTCGAGCTGTATCTCGGCATCGGGGACGACGGTGGGGCGCCCCGCTGGAACATGTCCCCGGCCAACAAGGCGAAGGTCTTCGGCACGGCCGGCCTGGTGCTCGCCCTCACCGTCGCCGTGTCCGCGGTCGTCGCCACCCGGCTCGTACGGCCTCTGCGCGCCCTGACCGTGGCCGCCCAGCAGCCCCCGGACCAGCACGCGCGCGTGCCCGTCACCACCCGGGACGAGACCGGGATCCTGGCGGAGGCGTTCAACGACCTCGCCGAGCGCCGCGAACGTCTGGAGGCCCAGCGCAAGGCCCTGGTCAGCGATGTCGCCCACGAGCTGCGCAGTCCGCTCACCAACATCCGGGGCTGGCTCGAGGTCACCCGCGACGGCCTCGTCGAACCCGACGCCGAACTGCTCGGCGCCCTGCACGAGGAGGCCCTGGTCCTCCAGCGCGTCATCGACGACCTGCGCGATCTCGCCGCCGCCGACGCCGGCACCCTACGGCTGCACCGCGAGCCCGTGCCCGCCGACGAACTGCTCGCCCAGGTCGCCGCCGCCCACCGCGTCGCCGCCGACACCGCCCGCGTCGCCCTGCGCACCGAGACCGAGGGCACGCCCTGGCTGGACGCCGACCCGGTGCGTCTGCGCCAGGCGCTCGGCAACCTCGTCACCAACGCCGTACGGCACACCCCGCCCGAGGGCACGGTCACCCTGACCGCCCGGCGCGACGGCGAGGCCGACGTCGTCGTCCTGGAGGCCGCCGACACCGGCACGGGCATCGCGGCCGAGGACCTGCCGCACGTCTTCGACCGGTTCTGGCGCGCGGAGAAGTCCCGCAGCCGCCGTACCGGAGGCAGCGGCCTCGGCCTGCCGATCGTCCGTCATCTGGTCGCCGCCCACGGCGGCACGGTGGAGGCCGCCAGCACGCCGGGCGCCGGCAGCGTCTTCACCCTGCGGCTGCCCGCCGCCGCGCCGCCCAAGGACGGCTGA
- a CDS encoding alpha-ketoglutarate-dependent dioxygenase AlkB — MTVHLQGSLFDQADQLRLGPLDGIRRTGLGSGAWIDVLPGWLSGADALFEQLVADVPWRAERRQMYDQVVDVPRLLAYYGADDALPHPVLAEARDALSTHYAHELGEPFVTAGLCHYRDGRDSVAWHGDRIGRGAREDTMVAILSVGAPRDLLLRPMHGHGGETVRRPLGHGDLIVMGGSCQRTWEHCVPKSARASGPRISVQYRPRGVR; from the coding sequence ATGACCGTGCACCTCCAGGGCTCCCTCTTCGACCAGGCCGACCAGCTCCGCCTCGGCCCCCTCGACGGGATCCGCCGCACCGGACTGGGCTCCGGCGCCTGGATCGACGTGCTGCCCGGGTGGCTCAGCGGCGCCGACGCCCTGTTCGAACAGCTGGTCGCCGACGTGCCGTGGCGCGCGGAGCGCCGTCAGATGTACGACCAGGTCGTGGACGTACCACGGCTGCTCGCCTACTACGGTGCGGACGACGCGCTGCCGCACCCGGTGCTGGCCGAGGCGCGCGACGCGCTCTCCACGCACTACGCCCACGAGCTGGGCGAGCCCTTCGTGACGGCCGGTCTGTGTCACTACCGCGACGGCCGGGACAGCGTCGCCTGGCACGGCGACCGGATCGGGCGGGGCGCCCGGGAGGACACCATGGTGGCGATCCTCTCCGTGGGGGCGCCCCGGGATCTGCTGCTGCGCCCGATGCACGGACACGGCGGCGAGACGGTGCGGCGGCCGCTCGGGCACGGCGACCTGATCGTGATGGGCGGCTCCTGCCAGCGGACCTGGGAGCACTGCGTCCCGAAGTCGGCCCGTGCCTCGGGGCCGCGCATCAGCGTCCAGTACCGGCCGCGCGGGGTGCGCTGA
- a CDS encoding M1 family metallopeptidase codes for MQSRRRLPVLRREAVAATVPVIVGSLLAMAGPAVAAGPTGASGVGDPYFPLAGNGGYHVSHYGLTLGYDPGSRHLTGKAVLTARATQRLTRLDLDFKGLKITGLTVDHVKAVYKRDGQELVVTPARPLRKGQSFRVTVTYNGKPGPVTDPDGSLDGWIPTDDGAFVAGEPQGAMTWFPANNHPLDKSSYDFTITVPKGRTAVANGVLLGQSTRAGKTTFRWRQTEPMAAYLATATVGKFQVKQYTTRSGLKVYDAVDPREAAAAAPVLKKLPSVLEWESKLFGPYPYRAAGSLVDHAPNVGYALETQSRPVYDRAPDLSTLVHESAHQWFGDSVSLTSWKDIWLNEGFATYAEWLYTEQHGGDSAQKSFDALYARPATDGLWAFPPGDPGSGANIFDTPVYARGAMTLHALRTAVGDRAFFRILRAWAAQHRYGNGTTAQFERLAERESGKDLGGLFHTWLYAQGKPSTP; via the coding sequence ATGCAGTCCCGCAGACGTCTTCCCGTCCTGCGCCGCGAAGCCGTCGCCGCCACCGTCCCCGTCATCGTGGGGTCGTTGCTCGCGATGGCCGGTCCCGCTGTCGCGGCCGGCCCGACGGGAGCGTCCGGCGTCGGCGACCCCTACTTCCCGCTCGCCGGAAACGGCGGCTACCACGTCTCCCACTACGGTCTGACGCTCGGTTACGACCCGGGCAGCCGTCACCTCACCGGCAAGGCGGTCCTCACCGCCCGCGCCACCCAGCGGCTGACCCGCCTCGACCTCGACTTCAAGGGCCTGAAGATCACCGGCCTGACGGTCGACCACGTCAAGGCCGTCTACAAGCGCGACGGGCAGGAACTCGTCGTCACCCCCGCCCGCCCCCTGCGCAAGGGTCAGTCCTTCCGCGTCACCGTCACCTACAACGGCAAGCCGGGCCCGGTCACCGACCCCGACGGCTCGCTCGACGGCTGGATTCCCACCGACGACGGCGCGTTCGTCGCGGGCGAGCCGCAGGGCGCGATGACCTGGTTCCCGGCGAACAACCACCCCCTCGACAAGTCCTCCTACGACTTCACGATCACCGTCCCCAAGGGCCGCACCGCCGTCGCCAACGGCGTCCTGCTCGGACAGAGCACCCGGGCCGGCAAGACCACCTTCCGCTGGCGGCAGACCGAGCCCATGGCCGCCTACCTCGCCACCGCGACCGTAGGAAAGTTCCAGGTCAAGCAGTACACGACCCGCAGTGGCCTCAAGGTCTACGACGCCGTCGACCCGCGCGAGGCCGCGGCCGCCGCACCGGTGCTGAAGAAGCTGCCGTCCGTCCTGGAGTGGGAGAGCAAGCTGTTCGGGCCCTACCCGTACCGCGCCGCGGGCTCCCTCGTCGACCACGCCCCGAACGTCGGATACGCCCTGGAGACCCAGTCCCGGCCGGTGTACGACCGGGCGCCCGACCTGAGCACCCTCGTCCACGAGAGCGCCCACCAGTGGTTCGGCGACTCCGTCTCCCTCACCTCCTGGAAGGACATCTGGCTCAACGAGGGCTTCGCCACCTACGCCGAGTGGCTCTACACGGAGCAGCACGGCGGCGACAGCGCCCAGAAGTCCTTCGACGCGCTGTACGCCCGCCCCGCGACCGACGGCCTGTGGGCGTTCCCGCCCGGCGACCCCGGCAGCGGCGCCAACATCTTCGACACCCCCGTCTACGCCCGCGGCGCGATGACCCTGCACGCCCTGCGCACCGCCGTCGGCGACCGCGCCTTCTTCCGCATCCTGCGCGCCTGGGCGGCCCAGCACCGCTACGGCAACGGCACGACCGCCCAGTTCGAGCGGCTCGCGGAGCGGGAGTCCGGGAAGGACCTCGGCGGCCTCTTCCACACCTGGCTGTACGCCCAGGGCAAGCCCAGCACGCCGTAA
- a CDS encoding response regulator transcription factor, producing the protein MCAHVLVAEDDAMQAELIRRSLLAEGHTATVVHDGPAALDAARRLSPDLVVLDLMLPVIDGFGVCRALRRDDDVPVLMLTARAAEDDLLLGLELGADDYMTKPYSPRELMARIRTVLRRSGRAASRRDDPAVRAAGLAVDPERHEVTCDGVPVECTPAEFQILLTLAGEPERVFSRRQLLQCTRGFDRSSTERAVDVHIMNLRRKIEADPRRPVRLLTVFGVGYKLGGGRA; encoded by the coding sequence GTGTGCGCGCATGTACTGGTCGCCGAGGACGACGCGATGCAGGCCGAACTCATCCGCCGCTCCCTGCTCGCCGAGGGCCACACCGCCACCGTGGTCCACGACGGCCCCGCCGCGCTCGACGCGGCCCGGAGGCTCAGCCCCGACCTGGTCGTACTGGACCTCATGCTGCCGGTGATCGACGGCTTCGGCGTCTGCCGGGCGCTGCGCCGGGACGACGACGTCCCGGTCCTGATGCTCACCGCCCGCGCCGCCGAGGACGACCTCCTGCTCGGCCTCGAACTCGGCGCCGACGACTACATGACCAAGCCGTACAGCCCGCGTGAGCTGATGGCCCGCATCCGGACCGTGCTGCGGCGCAGCGGGCGGGCCGCGAGCCGGCGCGACGATCCGGCCGTGCGCGCCGCCGGACTCGCCGTCGACCCGGAACGGCACGAGGTGACCTGCGACGGCGTGCCCGTGGAGTGCACGCCCGCCGAGTTCCAGATCCTGCTCACCCTGGCAGGCGAGCCCGAACGGGTCTTCTCCCGGCGGCAGTTGCTCCAGTGCACCCGGGGCTTCGACCGGTCCTCCACCGAACGGGCCGTCGACGTGCACATCATGAACCTGCGCCGGAAGATCGAGGCCGACCCGCGCCGCCCCGTCCGGCTGCTGACCGTCTTCGGCGTCGGCTACAAGCTCGGCGGAGGCCGCGCGTGA